From Pirellulales bacterium, a single genomic window includes:
- a CDS encoding redoxin domain-containing protein, whose product MSSRCAFSLALALSLACSGLLACSGLTSAAENRGAEKQSSIGTKLDKLSLDDFRGKTHSLSDYADSKVIVLAFLGVECPLCKMYAPRLEQLSKELAGQGVTILGIDSNRQDSLSEMAAYARQHNISFPLLKDLNNAIADNLGAERTPEVIVLDQNRVVRYRGRIDDQYGFQSGTGYSRPKVSRSDLSEAINELLASKAVSQPTSDVAGCLIGRVRPVKEQGSVTYSDQIARIFQDHCVECHREGQIGPFTLTNYEEAAGWAPMIEEVVRDQRMPPWHADPHFGTFSNDSSLTNEEKEQIYTWVANGAPEGDPKNLPAPRKFPGTYMMPFEPDMIVHMADEAYDVPAEGTVEYKYFAVDPGFTEDKWVKVAECLPDNRGIVHHIIVFIKPPEGTAKGIEAFGHLTGYAPGTRPHVLPEGMAKFVPAGSKLVFQLHYTPNGTPQKDRSAVAIKFEDPKNVKWRVATIGATNAGFAIPPHADNYPVESEQKFGTDIRLLSVFPHMHLRGKAFHYELEYPDGKREVLLDVPHYDFNWQTSFIFKDMKNLPKGTTLHCLAHFDNSEHNLANPNPDETVRWGDQTWEEMMIGWYDMAVPVEASLVDAVPERANRRRRDAGAEQNQEAKPAAKQADGDAE is encoded by the coding sequence ATGAGTTCGCGCTGCGCATTCTCGCTGGCGTTGGCATTGTCGCTAGCCTGTTCGGGGTTATTGGCCTGCTCGGGCCTGACCTCAGCGGCCGAAAATCGAGGAGCCGAAAAGCAGTCCTCGATCGGCACAAAACTGGACAAACTCTCGCTCGACGATTTTCGTGGCAAGACCCATTCCCTGTCGGACTATGCCGACTCGAAGGTGATCGTGCTGGCCTTCCTGGGCGTCGAGTGTCCGTTGTGCAAGATGTACGCGCCCCGACTCGAACAGCTATCGAAAGAATTGGCCGGTCAGGGCGTAACGATCCTGGGCATCGATTCGAACCGTCAAGATTCGCTCTCTGAGATGGCCGCCTATGCCAGGCAGCACAACATCAGCTTTCCTCTGCTCAAAGATTTGAACAACGCCATCGCCGACAATCTCGGCGCCGAGCGCACACCCGAGGTGATCGTGCTCGATCAAAACCGAGTGGTGCGTTATCGCGGCCGCATCGACGATCAATACGGCTTTCAATCCGGCACTGGCTATTCGCGACCCAAGGTCAGTCGCAGTGATCTTTCCGAAGCGATCAACGAGCTGCTGGCCAGCAAAGCTGTCAGCCAACCGACTTCCGATGTGGCCGGCTGCTTGATCGGCCGCGTGCGTCCTGTGAAGGAGCAAGGGAGCGTGACTTATTCCGATCAGATCGCGCGGATCTTTCAAGATCATTGCGTCGAATGCCATCGCGAGGGGCAGATCGGCCCCTTCACCCTGACCAACTACGAAGAAGCCGCCGGCTGGGCTCCAATGATCGAAGAAGTTGTCCGCGATCAGCGCATGCCTCCCTGGCACGCCGATCCGCACTTCGGTACGTTCTCGAACGACTCGAGCCTGACCAACGAAGAGAAAGAGCAGATTTACACCTGGGTCGCCAACGGCGCGCCCGAGGGAGATCCGAAGAACCTGCCGGCGCCGCGAAAGTTCCCCGGCACCTACATGATGCCGTTCGAGCCGGACATGATCGTTCATATGGCCGACGAGGCGTACGACGTGCCCGCCGAAGGGACGGTCGAATACAAATACTTCGCCGTCGATCCCGGCTTCACCGAAGACAAATGGGTGAAGGTCGCCGAATGTCTGCCCGACAATCGCGGCATCGTGCATCACATCATTGTCTTCATCAAGCCGCCTGAGGGGACGGCCAAGGGGATCGAGGCGTTCGGCCATTTAACCGGCTATGCGCCGGGAACTCGTCCGCACGTTTTGCCCGAGGGCATGGCCAAGTTCGTGCCGGCCGGTTCAAAACTGGTTTTCCAATTGCACTACACGCCCAATGGCACACCGCAGAAGGACCGCAGCGCCGTGGCGATCAAGTTTGAGGATCCGAAAAACGTCAAATGGCGCGTCGCCACGATCGGGGCGACGAACGCGGGCTTTGCCATCCCGCCGCACGCCGATAACTACCCTGTGGAATCGGAACAAAAATTCGGCACCGACATTCGACTCCTTTCGGTCTTCCCGCACATGCACCTGCGTGGCAAGGCATTCCACTACGAGCTTGAATACCCCGATGGCAAGCGGGAAGTGCTACTCGACGTGCCACATTACGACTTCAACTGGCAGACCAGCTTCATCTTCAAAGACATGAAGAATTTGCCGAAGGGGACGACGCTGCACTGCCTGGCGCACTTCGACAACTCGGAGCACAACCTGGCCAATCCCAATCCCGACGAGACCGTGCGGTGGGGAGATCAGACGTGGGAAGAAATGATGATCGGCTGGTACGACATGGCCGTGCCGGTCGAAGCCTCGCTGGTGGACGCCGTACCCGAGCGTGCGAACCGCCGTCGTCGCGACGCAGGCGCCGAGCAGAATCAAGAAGCCAAGCCGGCAGCCAAGCAAGCCGACGGCGACGCGGAATAG
- a CDS encoding PVC-type heme-binding CxxCH protein: MLNIASHDTANARRALRRLVGGAIVVGSLLGTALTCATAEDLPPVGPRSPQAEQAGLVLADANLVIDLVAAEPDVISPVAICWDADGAMFVAEMRDYPVGPTSGVIRRLVDADGDGRYERSTIFADKLNFPNGVLCTSAGLLVTVAPDLLLLRDSDGDGVADTRRVLFIGFGEGNQQLRANGLCWGLDNWIYGANGRSDGVIRRSDEAADRGVSIRTRDFRFSRDFQRFEPVMGQSQFGQTHDDDGRRFLSWNTIPIRQVMFDEADVARNPYLAATAVHNLAEPNDPGEVFPISARPQTFNRESTNHYNALAGLTIFRGDALGAEYNGDAFVGESLSGLLHHRRLQPEGPTFVSQRVEQGKEFLAGNDSWFHPVFACTGPDGALYVADFYRRWVEHPQFVTGQWRDKVDWREGVGHGRIWRVRRRDHAVIGAPTLGKATGSELVAHLKRANGWQRDTAQRLLVEREDKSVVPELLVLARGDDALAASHALWTLDGLKSLDDAVILASFDHPSAECRRQALIVAGDRWTKSPQLREAVGRLARVEKDPGVLFELARAVGAFSGDQKLPVLMALAQAHDAPWVVRALSASAADMAGAFLLQLAREQSAWLSRPTPEQVETLEYLGQRWASTESATECLDFLVTADADSNSLGRLAILAGAGQAWRSADRKPDSRLGHAINAAVLQALDSSVRADLRTLAVRVVGDLGSAEQVNRLLPLTAAAESGSTADAAVTVICRHGDASAVRNLIDGWAGYTPARRRMISSAAVESTVASREFIDALAREVVRAAEIDPAVRTAYEKSRDADVATRATELFAKAAPAPRDEVLARYRPALSLLGSREHGAKLFKEHCATCHTNLGFGRQVGPDLSGVAGRPKETLLGDMLDPSRQVAPDFLSYSLVTRDGRALAGILVSDTGEAVTLRRGEGADDVVRRADIEELQASGKSLMPEGLEQRLSVQDVADVLSFLTLPERRLLEQP; encoded by the coding sequence GTGTTGAATATCGCTTCTCACGATACAGCTAATGCTCGTCGCGCCTTGCGAAGGCTTGTCGGCGGGGCGATCGTAGTTGGGTCACTACTCGGCACGGCGCTGACTTGTGCAACCGCCGAAGATTTGCCGCCGGTCGGTCCGCGCTCGCCGCAAGCAGAGCAGGCCGGGCTGGTGCTGGCCGATGCGAATCTCGTAATCGACCTGGTCGCGGCCGAGCCTGATGTGATCAGCCCGGTTGCCATCTGCTGGGACGCCGATGGCGCGATGTTTGTGGCCGAGATGCGTGATTATCCGGTGGGACCCACCTCGGGCGTCATTCGCCGACTGGTCGACGCCGACGGTGACGGGCGTTACGAACGCTCGACAATCTTCGCCGACAAGCTGAACTTTCCCAACGGCGTGCTCTGCACCAGTGCCGGCTTGTTGGTCACCGTGGCGCCTGACCTGTTGCTGTTGCGGGATTCGGACGGCGATGGTGTGGCAGATACACGCCGCGTCCTATTCATCGGCTTTGGAGAAGGAAACCAGCAACTGCGTGCCAATGGACTGTGCTGGGGGCTCGACAATTGGATCTATGGCGCCAACGGTCGCAGCGATGGTGTGATCCGACGCTCCGATGAAGCGGCCGATCGCGGCGTATCGATACGCACGCGCGACTTTCGCTTCAGCCGGGATTTCCAGCGTTTCGAGCCGGTGATGGGGCAAAGCCAGTTCGGGCAGACGCACGATGATGATGGCCGACGGTTCTTGTCGTGGAATACCATTCCGATTCGGCAAGTCATGTTCGACGAAGCGGACGTGGCGCGAAATCCTTATCTGGCTGCGACGGCTGTGCATAATCTGGCCGAGCCGAACGACCCGGGCGAGGTCTTTCCGATCAGCGCACGACCGCAAACGTTCAATCGCGAATCGACGAATCATTACAACGCGCTGGCGGGCCTGACGATCTTTCGCGGTGATGCGTTGGGGGCAGAGTATAACGGCGATGCGTTCGTCGGCGAATCCCTCTCCGGCTTGCTGCATCACCGGCGATTGCAGCCCGAGGGTCCGACGTTCGTTTCGCAGCGTGTCGAACAGGGAAAGGAGTTCCTGGCCGGCAATGACTCGTGGTTTCATCCCGTGTTCGCCTGCACCGGCCCGGACGGAGCGCTCTACGTTGCGGATTTTTACCGCCGCTGGGTAGAGCATCCGCAATTCGTCACCGGGCAATGGCGCGACAAGGTGGACTGGCGCGAAGGCGTGGGTCATGGCCGCATCTGGCGGGTACGTCGCCGCGATCATGCGGTGATCGGCGCACCAACCTTAGGCAAAGCAACTGGATCGGAGTTGGTCGCGCATCTGAAACGTGCGAACGGCTGGCAGCGCGACACAGCGCAGCGATTGCTCGTCGAGCGCGAAGATAAGAGTGTCGTTCCCGAGCTGCTCGTGCTCGCTCGTGGCGACGATGCGCTTGCTGCGTCGCATGCGCTGTGGACGCTCGACGGGCTTAAGTCGCTCGATGACGCTGTGATTCTCGCCAGCTTCGATCATCCATCGGCCGAATGTCGTCGCCAGGCGCTGATCGTGGCCGGCGATCGGTGGACAAAATCGCCGCAACTGCGCGAAGCCGTCGGTCGTCTGGCGCGTGTCGAAAAAGATCCCGGCGTTTTGTTTGAACTAGCCCGCGCGGTCGGCGCGTTCTCCGGCGATCAGAAACTGCCCGTGCTTATGGCGCTCGCCCAGGCGCACGACGCGCCCTGGGTGGTCCGTGCTCTGTCGGCGAGTGCTGCCGATATGGCTGGTGCGTTCCTCCTGCAACTGGCGCGCGAGCAGTCCGCCTGGCTCAGCCGGCCAACGCCCGAGCAAGTCGAGACGCTCGAATACCTGGGCCAGCGTTGGGCATCAACCGAGAGTGCCACGGAATGTCTCGATTTTCTGGTCACAGCCGACGCTGATTCAAATTCCCTGGGTCGGCTGGCGATCCTGGCCGGGGCAGGGCAAGCCTGGCGCAGCGCTGACCGAAAGCCCGATTCGCGGTTGGGACACGCGATCAACGCGGCCGTGCTACAGGCTCTGGATAGCAGCGTGCGAGCCGATTTGCGTACATTGGCCGTGCGCGTCGTAGGAGATTTGGGATCGGCCGAGCAGGTGAATCGTTTGCTTCCTTTGACCGCGGCTGCCGAAAGTGGCTCGACGGCCGACGCTGCGGTGACCGTGATTTGCCGCCACGGCGACGCTAGCGCCGTCCGCAACCTGATCGACGGTTGGGCCGGGTATACTCCTGCGCGGCGCCGGATGATCAGCAGTGCGGCGGTCGAGTCGACGGTCGCCAGCCGGGAGTTCATCGACGCCCTGGCGCGCGAAGTGGTGCGCGCCGCTGAGATCGATCCCGCGGTACGCACGGCATACGAGAAATCGCGAGATGCTGACGTCGCCACCCGCGCAACGGAGCTGTTCGCGAAAGCGGCGCCGGCGCCACGCGACGAAGTGCTGGCCCGATATCGGCCGGCGCTCTCGCTACTTGGCAGCCGTGAGCATGGCGCAAAGCTATTCAAAGAACATTGCGCGACCTGCCATACGAATCTTGGCTTCGGTCGCCAGGTTGGGCCGGATCTTTCCGGAGTTGCCGGGCGGCCGAAGGAAACGCTGCTCGGCGATATGCTCGACCCCAGCCGACAGGTAGCGCCCGATTTTCTGAGCTACTCGCTGGTGACGCGCGACGGTCGGGCGCTGGCTGGCATCCTGGTTAGCGATACCGGTGAGGCCGTCACGCTGCGGCGCGGCGAAGGGGCCGACGACGTCGTAAGGCGCGCGGACATCGAAGAATTGCAGGCCTCGGGCAAGTCGCTCATGCCCGAGGGGCTGGAGCAACGCTTGAGCGTGCAAGACGTGGCCGATGTATTGTCGTTCCTGACGCTGCCCGAGCGCAGATTGCTCGAACAGCCGTAG
- a CDS encoding GDSL-type esterase/lipase family protein, producing the protein MRKTTRGLQCLPLALVVALSNSNAEAADEAVSPSTAQISIDNPALLLSPYTWRRDGNGTTARAEAAMPGAYLKTTFQGTQHVGLLIDGTANNDCPAASMPVVEYSIDERAFTTIPLTRSGGIYTLPLADDLDPVKEHRLQVFFRAADLTNKRWASSQTHLRLAGLSLDAEATLKPTKSRPRHAIGFGDSIVEGVGTDGLFTSWQKLDVNDARGTWFPIVAEALQAEYGQLGSGGQGMTRVIHLPGLVDTWDRYDATTSRLTDGRLLPEPDYVFCAMGTNDFEKNITADYTRWLTEMRKACPRARFFCIVPPLGLHREEIAAAAAARREQQDLRVHLIEAPSLAEGFRVGQGATQLAYDGVHPSQYGHALLAAVITAEVQKIISRDD; encoded by the coding sequence GTGAGAAAGACAACTCGCGGGTTGCAATGCCTGCCACTAGCGCTCGTCGTGGCGCTTTCGAATTCAAATGCCGAAGCGGCCGACGAGGCCGTTTCCCCTTCGACAGCGCAGATATCGATCGACAATCCCGCTCTGCTGCTCTCTCCCTATACATGGCGCCGTGACGGGAACGGCACAACGGCGCGGGCCGAGGCCGCGATGCCCGGCGCGTACCTCAAGACCACTTTTCAGGGAACGCAGCACGTCGGCCTGTTGATCGATGGCACGGCGAACAACGATTGCCCGGCCGCCTCGATGCCGGTCGTCGAATATTCGATTGACGAGAGAGCCTTCACGACGATTCCTCTCACACGCAGTGGCGGGATTTACACGCTGCCCTTGGCCGATGATCTCGATCCGGTGAAGGAGCATCGACTGCAAGTTTTTTTTCGCGCCGCGGATCTGACAAACAAGCGCTGGGCTTCTTCGCAGACGCACTTGCGCCTGGCCGGGCTATCGCTCGATGCTGAAGCAACACTCAAGCCGACCAAGTCACGGCCGCGCCATGCCATCGGTTTTGGCGATTCGATCGTCGAAGGGGTCGGCACCGACGGGTTGTTTACTTCATGGCAAAAGCTCGACGTGAACGACGCGCGCGGCACCTGGTTCCCCATCGTGGCCGAGGCGCTGCAGGCAGAATACGGGCAGCTTGGTTCCGGCGGACAAGGAATGACGCGCGTGATTCATCTGCCGGGGCTGGTCGATACCTGGGATCGGTACGACGCCACGACGTCACGACTGACCGACGGGCGATTGCTGCCCGAGCCCGACTACGTTTTCTGCGCGATGGGCACCAACGACTTTGAGAAGAATATCACGGCCGACTACACGCGCTGGCTCACGGAGATGCGCAAGGCTTGCCCAAGAGCAAGGTTCTTTTGCATTGTGCCCCCGCTGGGTCTGCACCGAGAAGAAATCGCGGCGGCCGCCGCTGCGCGGCGCGAGCAACAAGACCTGCGCGTTCACCTCATCGAGGCACCCTCGCTCGCTGAGGGCTTTCGCGTCGGTCAGGGGGCGACACAGTTGGCCTACGATGGGGTACATCCATCGCAGTACGGCCATGCTTTGTTGGCCGCTGTGATTACGGCCGAAGTGCAAAAGATCATCAGCCGCGACGACTGA
- a CDS encoding PQQ-binding-like beta-propeller repeat protein, with the protein MRLRFDFHCRHIAQIALVVPMLCVALTASLRGEDWPQFRGPDGQGYSRERDLPLEWSESENVVWKTPLPGLGWSSPVVRGRLIWLTTAIEQEGSLRALCIDALTGQVLRDVEVFHKADLGPINPKNSHASPTPVIDGDRVFVHFGAHGTACLSLRGDVLWRNDQLAYDHRHGPGGSPVVWRDLLIFHCDGADTQAVVALDRQTGRVRWRTDRQSQQPGYGTPLLTTVNGADQLISPGGGMIASYEPATGREIWRLRHGGDSVVLRPVVDHGLVYVSSGYTSTALYAIDLASRGEISTADATWTVRRGVPFDPSPLIVGDELYLVSDQGVVTCLDARSGKQHWQSRLRGAFSASPLAADGRIYITSEEGVTTVIAPGKAMKKLAENTLDGRMLASLATADGAIFARTESALYRIQSSGGPAAQHQPVAVRKKPAAASMPVAR; encoded by the coding sequence ATGAGACTGCGATTCGATTTTCATTGCCGTCACATCGCGCAAATCGCGCTCGTTGTTCCAATGCTGTGCGTGGCACTAACTGCCTCGCTGCGCGGTGAAGATTGGCCGCAATTCCGTGGCCCGGACGGGCAAGGATATTCGCGCGAGCGCGACTTGCCGCTCGAGTGGAGCGAATCAGAAAACGTCGTGTGGAAAACGCCGCTGCCAGGGCTTGGCTGGTCCTCGCCCGTCGTCCGCGGCCGATTGATCTGGCTTACCACCGCCATCGAACAAGAGGGTTCGCTACGTGCCCTGTGCATTGATGCGCTGACGGGACAAGTGCTGCGTGATGTGGAAGTGTTCCACAAGGCGGACCTCGGCCCCATTAATCCAAAGAACAGTCACGCTTCGCCCACGCCCGTGATCGACGGCGATCGTGTGTTCGTACACTTTGGCGCGCATGGCACGGCGTGCCTCTCGCTGCGCGGCGACGTTCTGTGGCGAAACGATCAACTCGCTTATGATCATCGGCATGGTCCGGGCGGCTCGCCGGTCGTGTGGCGCGACCTGCTGATCTTTCACTGCGACGGCGCGGACACGCAGGCCGTCGTAGCACTGGACCGGCAGACGGGGCGTGTGCGGTGGCGCACGGATCGGCAGTCGCAGCAACCTGGCTACGGGACACCGCTACTTACGACAGTGAACGGCGCGGATCAATTGATCAGCCCCGGCGGTGGCATGATCGCGTCGTATGAACCGGCCACGGGGCGGGAAATCTGGCGGCTGCGGCATGGTGGTGATTCGGTCGTGTTGCGCCCCGTCGTCGACCACGGACTGGTTTACGTATCGTCGGGCTACACGTCGACGGCGCTCTATGCCATCGATCTCGCGTCGCGCGGTGAAATCTCGACGGCCGACGCGACGTGGACGGTGCGGCGCGGTGTCCCGTTCGATCCTTCCCCCTTGATCGTCGGCGATGAACTCTACCTGGTGAGCGATCAAGGTGTAGTCACGTGCCTCGACGCGCGCAGCGGCAAGCAACATTGGCAATCACGGTTGCGCGGTGCCTTCTCAGCGTCCCCGCTCGCGGCCGACGGAAGGATTTACATCACTAGCGAAGAAGGCGTGACCACGGTGATTGCGCCCGGAAAGGCGATGAAGAAACTGGCCGAGAACACTTTGGACGGTCGAATGCTCGCCTCACTGGCCACGGCCGATGGCGCCATTTTCGCGCGCACCGAATCGGCGCTGTATCGCATTCAATCCTCGGGCGGTCCGGCAGCGCAGCATCAGCCGGTTGCCGTGCGTAAAAAACCGGCGGCCGCCTCGATGCCAGTGGCGCGCTAG
- a CDS encoding DinB family protein, translated as MNAHDVIKFSLDSATHVVSSLLADLTDAELLHRPAPGCNHINWQIGHCINGEHQRVEKVFPGSMPALPAGFAEKYTGESAKSDDAGAFCKKEELLRLFAEQRAGAAAALAKCSAEDLSKPCEGWTPTVGAMFTGMGSLHWMMHVGQWTVVRRELGRAPLF; from the coding sequence ATGAACGCCCACGATGTGATCAAGTTCTCGCTCGATTCTGCGACGCACGTTGTTTCGAGCCTGTTAGCCGATCTGACGGACGCCGAGTTGCTGCACCGCCCGGCCCCCGGTTGCAATCACATCAACTGGCAGATCGGTCATTGCATCAATGGCGAGCATCAACGCGTCGAAAAGGTGTTTCCGGGTTCCATGCCGGCGCTGCCGGCTGGTTTCGCCGAGAAATACACCGGCGAATCTGCCAAGTCGGACGACGCCGGGGCGTTCTGCAAGAAGGAAGAGCTGCTACGCCTCTTTGCCGAACAGCGAGCTGGCGCCGCTGCGGCCCTGGCCAAGTGCAGTGCCGAGGACCTGAGCAAACCGTGTGAAGGATGGACGCCAACCGTCGGTGCCATGTTCACCGGCATGGGCAGCCTGCACTGGATGATGCACGTCGGGCAATGGACCGTCGTACGGCGCGAGTTGGGGCGGGCGCCGCTCTTTTAA
- a CDS encoding VOC family protein, whose protein sequence is MDARITLITLGVADLERSLRFYRDGLGLPTTWSVDRGVIFFKTAGTCLALYPYDKLAEDISEEFQVPKAKFAGITLAHNVRTKEEVDQVLASAAAAGAKIEKPGQDTFWGGYSGYFSDPDGYLWEVAWGAFPIRDDGSLEIP, encoded by the coding sequence TTGGACGCTCGCATCACATTGATCACTCTCGGCGTAGCCGACCTGGAACGGTCGCTTCGCTTTTACCGGGATGGGCTGGGACTGCCCACGACGTGGTCCGTCGATCGAGGAGTTATCTTCTTCAAAACCGCAGGTACCTGCCTGGCACTGTATCCCTACGACAAGCTGGCCGAAGACATCTCAGAAGAATTCCAGGTACCGAAAGCGAAGTTTGCAGGCATCACGCTGGCGCATAATGTTCGCACCAAGGAAGAGGTCGACCAAGTGCTGGCGAGCGCCGCTGCGGCCGGCGCGAAAATCGAGAAGCCAGGTCAAGACACCTTCTGGGGCGGCTATAGCGGATACTTTTCCGACCCCGATGGCTATCTGTGGGAGGTCGCCTGGGGCGCCTTTCCGATTCGCGACGACGGATCACTCGAGATACCGTGA